The window GCATGCTCTCGGGGCCCGTCGAGGGCCCGTACACGTGGTGGTCGCAGCGCGGCAAGGCGTTCGACAACGACACGGGCTGGCGCATCGACTACCACATGGCCTCCCCCGCACTCGCGGCGGTCGCGAGCGGCTACACGGTCGACCGCGCGAGCGCCTACGACACGCGCTGGTCCGACCACGCACCCGTCGTCGTCGACTACGCCCTCTAGTCCCCCATCACTTCCGCGGGTCACCCGGGGCATGGCCCGTGACCCCGTCCGTCGCGCGGGCGCGATCCCGCCGCCATCGAATCGAGCAGCACATGACCAAGCCCATCCTCTTCTCCGGCATGCAGCCGTCCGCGGACTCGCTGCACCTCGGCAACTACGTCGGCGCGCTGACCAACTGGGTCGCGATGCAGGACGACTTCGACCCGATCTACTGCGTCGTCAACCAGCACGCGATCACGGTGCCCTACGACCCCGCGGAGCTCCTCACGCGCACGCGCACGACGGCGGCCCAGTTCCTCGCGGCGGGCATCGACGTCGAGCGCTCGGCGCTGTTCGTGCAGTCCGACGTCGCCGCTCACGCGGAGCTCAACTGGGTCCTCGGCTCCATCACGGGCTACGGCGAGGCGGCGCGCATGACGCAGTTCAAGGACAAGTCGCAGCGCCACGGCACCGAGGCGACGAACGTCGGCCTGTTCACCTACCCGATCCTCATGGCCGCCGACATCCTGCTCTACCGCACACAGGTCGTTCCCGTCGGCGAGGACCAGCGGCAGCACATCGAGCTCGCCCGGACGCTCGCCGAGCGGTTCAACTCCCGGTTCGGTGAGACGTTCGTCGTGCCCGAGGCGCACATCGTGGCCGAGTCGGCGAAGGTCTACGACCTGCAGAACCCCGGTGCGAAGATGTCGAAGTCGGCCGAGTCCGATGCCGGCCTGCTCAGGGTGCTCGACGATCCGAAGGTGACCGCGAAGAAGATCATGCGCGCCGTGACCGACGCCGACGGTGAGATCCGCTTCGACCGGGCCGCGAAGCCCGGTGTCTCGAACCTCCTCACGATCTACTCGGTCCTCGCGAACCGGCCGATCGCCGACCTCGAGGCGGAGTACGCGGGACGCGGCTACGGCGAGCTCAAGAAGGGCCTCGCGGAGGTCGTGACCGAGGTGTTCACGCCCATCCGCGAGCGCACGAACGAACTGCTCGGCGACCCGGCCGAGCTCGATCGCCTGCTCGCGCGCGGCGCCGACCGGGCGCGGGAGCGGGCCGAGCCGACGATCACGGCGGTGTACGAGCGCGTCGGTTTCCCCTGTCCCGCTCGATGACCGCGGGCGGGGCCCCGGGCGCGCGGACGCTCGTCGACGGGAGCGAGGGTGTCGTGCTCGACGCGCTCGGGGACCGCGACGTGGACGCGCTGACGGCGCTCTGGCGCGACCCGGACGCGGTCCGGTTCCTGAACGTCGCCCAGCCGGCGAGCCGTGCCGATGCCGAGCGGTCCGTCGAGCGCGCGCGGGCCGGTGACGGGGGCGTCACGTTCGCCGTCCGCAGCCGAACCGGCGGGCCACTGCTCGGCACCGTCGCGCTCCACGGTCCGGCACCCCGTGGTTCGTTGAGCGTCGCCACCGCACCGGCCGCGCGTGGGCGCGGTCTCACGACCGCGGCCGTCCGGCTCCTCCTCGATCGGGCCGGCCGGCTCGGTTACCGGGTGCTCGACTGGGAGTGCCTGACGGACAACGTGGCGTCGATCGCGCTCGCCGAGCGCCTCGGTTTCGAGTTCGAGCGCAGCGGCCCGTCCACGTCCGTGCTGCACCACCGGGGCAAACCCGCCCGGTTCGCCACGCTCGACCTGTCGCGCGACGCGGACCGCGCCCCCGTACACCCGTGCGCCCCGACCCCGGAAGTAGGATGATCCGATGTCCCGAGCCCTCGTCATCGTGCCGACGTACAACGAGCGCGAGAACGTCGAGTCGATCGTGCACCGCGTCCTCGACGCCGACCGTCGCGTCGACGTGCTCGTCGTCGACGACGGATCACCCGACGGGACCGGAGCGATCGCGGACCGCATCGCGTCGAGCGATCCCCGCGTGCGGGTGCTCCATCGCGAGGGGAAGCTCGGGCTGGGATCGGCGTACGTCGCGGGATTCCGCGACGCGATCACGGGTGGCTACGACTGGGCGTTCGAGTTCGACGCCGACGGGTCGCACCCGCCCGAGCGGCTGCCCGAAATGCTCGATGCCCTCGAGGGTGGCGCCGCGCTCGTCATCGGGACGCGCTGGATGCCGGGCGGTCGCACCGAGAACTGGCCGCTCAGGCGTCGGATCCTGAGCCGCGGCGCCTCGATCTACGCGCGCACCCTGCTGCGCAGCCGGCTCCGCGACATCACCGCCGGCTACCGCGGCTATCGCGTCGCGCTGCTCGAATCGGTCGACCTCGACGCGATCCGCTCGAACGGCTACTGCTTCCAGATCGAGACCGCGTGGCTCGTCGAGCGACTCGGCCACCGCATCGTCGAGGTGCCCATTACGTTCGTCGAGCGAGCGGAGGGTGCGTCGAAGATGTCGATCGGTATCGTGGTCGAGGCGATCTGGCGCGTCCTCGCATGGGGTATCGGCTCCCGACTGCGCGACCTGCACCGCCCACCCGCCGCGACGCACTGACCGCGGCCCCACGAACCCCCGAGGAACGCACGCATGAACGATCGGATCCGATTCGAGGTCGAGACGACGATCCCGACCGTCCACGGATCCCTCCGGTTCCGCGCCTACACCGACCTCGTGACGGGTGATCTGCACCTCGCGATCATCTCCGGCAAGCCCGCCGACGGCACGCTCGTGCGCGTCCACTCGGAGTGCCTCACGGGCGAGACGTTCGGCTCGCTCAAGTGCGAGTGCGGGCCACAGCTCGACGCGGCGCTCGACACGATCGTGCGCGAGAACGGCATCGTGCTGTACCTGCGCGGACACGAGGGGCGCGGGATCGGGCTCCTCAACAAGCTGCGCGCGTACGCGCTGCAGGAGGAGGGGCTCGACACGGTCGACGCCAACACGGCGCTCGGACTGCCCGCCGACGCGCGCGACTACACGGCCGCGGCGGCGATGCTCGACGAGCTCGGCGTGCACAGCGTCCGGCTCCTGACGAACAACCCCGCGAAGCAGCAGGCACTCATCGCGCACGGCATCGACGTCACGGAGCGCGTGCCGCTCGAGGTCGGCCGGACGGCCGAGAACGCCGCCTACCTCGACACGAAGGCCGCCCGCATGGGGCACCTCCTGCACGTCCCGTCGCCTCGCGCGGACGATGCGGGCGACCGCGCCCCGTCGTCCGACTGATCGCGCTCGCGCCGATCGTGACCGCCCCTCCCGCGCGGCGCGTCGCGGGTGTACGCTTTCTGTGCCGATCGGAACGATCCTCTGTCCGTCGGCCGCGGTCCCGCCCACCCGGCGCTCGCACCGCCTCGCCACCGTCGCTCCGCGACGGTCCGCGCACCGGATCCTCCGGCGTCGTCGACGCCCGCCAACCGCAGAGTCCCGCGCGCGTCCACCCGTGATCATGGAGCCACAGTGACGTCCACCCCACCGAAGACCGGCGCGAACGCGCCGGTCGAGCACTTCGAGAACCCGAACGCGCGCTGGCGCGTCATCACCGCGAGCCTCGCGGGCACCTCGATCGAGTTCTACGACTTCTACATCTACGCGACCGCCGCGAGCCTCGTGTTCCCGCACCTCTTCTTCCCCTCGGACGACCCGACGACCGCGCTGCTCGCCTCGTTCGCGGTCTTCGGCGTCGCGTTCATCGCGCGCCCCGTGGGCTCGGTCCTGTTCGGCCACTTCGGTGACCGCATCGGCCGCAAGGGAACGCTCGTCGCGACGCTCCTCACGATGGGTATCGCGACGTTCCTCGTGGGCCTCCTCCCGACCGCGACGACACCGGGGTGGGAGTTCTGGGCACCGTTCCTGCTCGTCGTCATGCGCTTCTGCCAGGGCCTCGGCCTCGGCGGCGAGTGGTCGGGCGCCGCGCTCCTCGCGACGGAGAACGCGCCCGCGAACAAGCGCGCGATCTACGGCACGTTCCCGCAGCTCGGTGCCCCCATCGGCTTCATCCTCGGTAACACCCTGTTCGTCGTGCTCTCGGCGACGATGTCGGACGAGACGTTCATGGCGTGGGGCTGGCGGATCCCGTTCCTCATCTCGGCCGTGCTCGTGATCCTCGGCCTGTGGGTGCGGTTCAGCCTGCTCGAGACGCCCGCGTTCCAGAAGGTGATGGACGAGAAGAAGGTCGTCACCGTCCCCCTCGTCCAGGTGTTCAAGACGAACTGGCTCGAGATCATCCTCGGCACCTTCATCATGCTCGCGACGTACGTGCTGTTCTACCTCATGACGGCCTTCACGCTCACGTTCGGGACGAAGCAGACGACGGAGCAGGCGGCCGCTGCGGGGAAGCTCGGTGACGACCCAGCGGCGTACGTGCCGGGGCTCGGCTACCACCGCGAGGAGTTCCTCATCATGCTCATCGTCGCGGTCGTGTTCTTCGGCATCTTCACGCTCGTCTCCGGTCCGCTCGCGGAACGCTTCGGACGACGCAAGATGCTCCTGTGGACGACGGGCGCGATCCTCGTGTTCGGCTTCGTCATGACGCCGCTGCTCGGTGCCGGGTTCATCGGCGTGCAGTCGATGCTCATCCTCGGCATGTCGCTCATGGGCCTCACCTTCGGCCCGATGGCCGTCATCCTGCCGGAGCTGTTCCCCGCGAACGTGCGCTACACGGGGTCGGCGATCGCCTACAACCTGTCGAGTGTGCTCGGCGCCGCGATCGCACCGAGCATCTTCATCGCCCTGTGGGCGATGGCCGACGGCAGCCCGATCTACGTGGGGCTCTACCTCGCTGGCTCGGCCGTGCTGACGTTCGTCGCGCTCCTGTTCACGCGCGAGACCCGGGACGACACGTACGTCACGAACGTGTCCTGACCGGGCGCGGATGCGTCCGCTGCATGCCACGAGGGGCGGTGCCGATGGCACCGCCCCTCGTCATTCCCCCCGGAATGTCCGCTCCGCGCTCAGGACGCGGGAGCGGAGGTCGTCGTCCGAATGTTGCTCATGTACTCGGACAGATCGATGTCCGGCCGCACCCACCCGCGCAGGATCGCGCCCTGGTGCAGCCGGTAGATCTCCTCACGGGCCTCCGCCAATTCCGGCAGACCCGACCACGGCGCGATCTCGAGGCTCACGAGACCGTGCACGTTCCCCCAGACCGACGCGACGATGACGGGCACCGGGACGGGGAGGAGCAGCCCTTCCTCGCTCGCCCGTGTGAGCAGCTCGATGAGCGGACCCTGGCTGCCGTCCGGCGTCTCGCTCGAGACCCCATCGCGATGCTCGTCGGCGACGTTCTCGTAGTCGATGCTGCCGAACATGACCGTGTAGAGGGCACGATTCTCGATCGCCCACCGTCGGTACGCGAGGCCGAGCTCGAAGAGGTCGACCACGACGTCGTCGCCCTTCAACGCAGCCGCCTGTGTGCGACCGAAGCTCTGCGCGGCCTTCTGGACGACCGTGCGGATGAGTTCGGTCTTGCCCCCGAACATCGCGTAGATCGCGTTGGTCGACGTCCCGTGCTCGGCGGCGAGCGTGCGGAGGCTCAGACCGTCGAGTCCGCGCGCCGCGACGATCTCCGCCGCCCCGTCGATGAGGGCGTTGCGGAGTTCCTCGGTGTACGTCTTCGGCCGGACCACTCACACATCCTAACAAAACGTTGTTCTGGAACCCTCTGGGAACCGCTCCCGATTCCGGGAGCCGCCCCGACGCGCGCTACCCTGGTGGGCGTCGGTCGGCCGCACCCCGCCGTGCCGTGACCGACGCCCACCCTACCGGAAGCGATCGGATGCCAACCTCCAACCGCAAGCGCGCGGCGTCGCGCGAGCGACCCGACGCGGAGCCGCGCGCGACCTTCGCCCAATTGCTGCCGCACCTGTTCGCAGACGTGCCGCGCATGATCGGCATCATCGTGGTCTCGATCGTGGCCGCGGCATTCTCGCTCGCGCAGCCCGCCATCGTGAGCGTGCTCATCACCCGCGTGCAGTCCGGCGAGGCGCTCTCGTGGCTGCTCTGGTCGCTCGTCGCGGTCGTCGTCGTCGGGGCCGTGCTCCAGGGGTACCAGCACTTCCTGTTGCAGCTCACGGGCGAGTCGATCGTGCTCAACACGCGCCGCCTGCTGATCGCGAAGCTCCTCCGTCTCCCCGTCGCCGAGTTCGACGCGCGGCGGACGGGGGACCTCGTCTCGCGGGTCGGGAGCGATACGACGCTGTTGCGCGCCGTGCTCACGCAGGGCCTCATCGAGGCGGTCGGGGGCACGCTCACGTTCGTCGGCGCGGTCGTCGCGATGATCATCATCGATCCCGTGCTGTTCGCCGTGACGATGAGCGTCGTCGTGTTCGCGGGCGTCGCCGTCGCGCTGCTCGGTCCGCGAATCCGCCGGGCGAGCGCCGCGGCCCAGGAGCGGGTCGGGGATCTGACGTCCGCCGTGGAGCGGGCCGTGACGGCCGTGCGCACCGTCCGGGCGACCGGTTCCACGGAACGTGAAGAGGCGCTCGTCGATGCCGAGGCGGTCGGCGCGTACCGCCGCGGGGTCGACGTCGCCCGCGTGTCGGCCCTCGTCGTGCCCGTGTCCGGATTCGCGCTCCAGGCGGCACTCATCGCGGTGCTCGGTGTCGGCGGTATGCGCGTGGCGGCCGGGCTGCTCGACATCGCGGGGCTCGTCGCGTTCGTCATGTTCCTGTTCATGCTCGTCATGCCGCTCGCGCTCTTCTTCGGTGCCGTGACGGCCGTCAACACGGCGCTCGGCGCGCTCGGCCGCATCCAGGAGATCATCGATCTCCCGGCGGAGGACGCACACGATCGCGAGGAGGCGCCGCTCGTGCGCCTCCGAGGGCCCGCGAACGTCGAGGACGAGCCCGATGCGCCCGCGCTCGCGTTCGACGACGTGTCGTTCCGCTACCCGAACCACGTCGTCCGTGCCCGGGTCGCGCACGAGCGCGCCGTGGCGCGCCTCGACCGCGCGCAGCGCGCGTCGGGGCGCGGCCGCCGCGGTGAGGTCGACGCCCTGTACGAACTCGACGCCGCACGGACGGACGACCCGTCGCCGCTCGTCCTCGACGGCGTCGAGTTCGAGGTACCGCGAGGTTCGCGGATCGCGCTCGTCGGCCCGTCCGGGGCAGGCAAGTCGACCTCGCTCGCGCTCATCGAACGGTTCTACGACGTCACGTCGGGCGCGATCCGTCTCGGGGGTGTCGACGTGCGTTCCATCGAGCGCGACGAGCTGCGTCGGCAGATCGGCTACGTCCAGCAGGACGCGCCCGTCCTCGCGGGGACGCTGCGCGACAACCTGCAGCTCGGCAGGAACGACGCGGACGACGACGAGTGTGCCGCCGTGCTGCGCGAGGTCAACCTCGGTGGCGTCCTCGATCGCACCCGAGAGGGCCTCGACGCGCAGATCGGCGAAGGCGGTGTCCGCCTCTCGGGCGGCGAGCGCCAACGGCTCGCGATCGCCAGAACGCTGCTCGCGGCTCCTCCCATCCTGCTGCTCGACGAGTCGACGTCCTCGCTCGACGGCGCGAACGAGCGTGCGATGCGCGACGCCATCGATCGGGTCTCGGACGGCCGCTCGCTCGTCGTCATCGCCCACCGCCTCTCGACGGTCGTCGACAGCGACGAGATCGTCGTCCTCGACCGAGGCCGCGTCATCGGTCGCGGCCGCCACGAGGCCCTCGTCGAGACGACGCCGCTCTACCGCGACCTCGCGAAGCACCAACTCCTCGTTCCGGGCGGGTGAGATCGCGCGCCGATCGTGCGCGCGCTCACCGTTCCCGTCCCTCTCCGGGTAACGGCTCAGTTCGGCCGGATCGGCTCGCCGTCGACCTCGACGCCCGCTCGAGCGAGCGCGGCGAGTGCGGCCGCCGTCGTGTCCGGCGCGACGCCGGCCGTGAGCCCCGCGAGGACGCGCACCTCGAAGCCGTCGCGGGCGGCGTCGAGTGCCGAGGCGCGAACGCAGTGGTCGGTCGCGATGCCGACGACGTCGAGTCGTGTGATGCCCGCCGCACGCAGTACCTCGGTGAGCGTCCGACCGTCATCGGTCGTGCCCTCGAACGCCGAGTAGGAGGGCCGGCCCTGCCCCTTCCGCACGTGCACGGCGACCCGGGACACGTCGAGACCCGGCGCGTACTCGGCACCCGTGGTGCCGGCGATGCAGTGCACCGGCCACGTGTCGACGAAGTCGGGCACGGCCGCGAAGTGCCCGCCGTTGTCGCCCTCGGCGTCGTGCCAGTCGCGTGATGCGGCGACGAGCGCGTAGTCGTCCGCGTGTTCGTCGAGGAACCTCGTGATGCGGTCGGCGACGGCGAGGCCGCCGTCCACGCCGAGCGCGCCGCCCTCGACGAAGTCGTTCTGCACGTCGACGATCAACAGACCCGTAGCCATGCCCCCATGCTGCCAGAGGGTGACGCCCGGCCGCGAGGGGTCACGGTGTCCGGACGGCAATGCGCGGCGTCACCAGTCGGCGAGCTCCTCGCCACAGCCGTACGCCTGCGAGGCAATCGAATCGAGGACGTCGCGGTTCGCGAGCGACACCGGTCCGACGACGTAGAACGCGAACGTGAGCGTGCGTCCGGATTCGAGGGTCATGTAGCCCGCGAGGCCGTAGACCTCCTCGATCCAGCCCGTCTTCGCATCGATCGCGCCGGGCGGTACGACGGTCGTGCCCGGCAGGAATCGGTCGTCGAGCGTCCCCGTCTCGCCCGATGCGGGGAGATACGGGAGCATGATCGCGAGGCCGT is drawn from Pseudoclavibacter chungangensis and contains these coding sequences:
- the trpS gene encoding tryptophan--tRNA ligase, whose amino-acid sequence is MTKPILFSGMQPSADSLHLGNYVGALTNWVAMQDDFDPIYCVVNQHAITVPYDPAELLTRTRTTAAQFLAAGIDVERSALFVQSDVAAHAELNWVLGSITGYGEAARMTQFKDKSQRHGTEATNVGLFTYPILMAADILLYRTQVVPVGEDQRQHIELARTLAERFNSRFGETFVVPEAHIVAESAKVYDLQNPGAKMSKSAESDAGLLRVLDDPKVTAKKIMRAVTDADGEIRFDRAAKPGVSNLLTIYSVLANRPIADLEAEYAGRGYGELKKGLAEVVTEVFTPIRERTNELLGDPAELDRLLARGADRARERAEPTITAVYERVGFPCPAR
- a CDS encoding GNAT family N-acetyltransferase, with amino-acid sequence MTAGGAPGARTLVDGSEGVVLDALGDRDVDALTALWRDPDAVRFLNVAQPASRADAERSVERARAGDGGVTFAVRSRTGGPLLGTVALHGPAPRGSLSVATAPAARGRGLTTAAVRLLLDRAGRLGYRVLDWECLTDNVASIALAERLGFEFERSGPSTSVLHHRGKPARFATLDLSRDADRAPVHPCAPTPEVG
- a CDS encoding isochorismatase family protein, which gives rise to MATGLLIVDVQNDFVEGGALGVDGGLAVADRITRFLDEHADDYALVAASRDWHDAEGDNGGHFAAVPDFVDTWPVHCIAGTTGAEYAPGLDVSRVAVHVRKGQGRPSYSAFEGTTDDGRTLTEVLRAAGITRLDVVGIATDHCVRASALDAARDGFEVRVLAGLTAGVAPDTTAAALAALARAGVEVDGEPIRPN
- a CDS encoding polyprenol monophosphomannose synthase; this translates as MSRALVIVPTYNERENVESIVHRVLDADRRVDVLVVDDGSPDGTGAIADRIASSDPRVRVLHREGKLGLGSAYVAGFRDAITGGYDWAFEFDADGSHPPERLPEMLDALEGGAALVIGTRWMPGGRTENWPLRRRILSRGASIYARTLLRSRLRDITAGYRGYRVALLESVDLDAIRSNGYCFQIETAWLVERLGHRIVEVPITFVERAEGASKMSIGIVVEAIWRVLAWGIGSRLRDLHRPPAATH
- a CDS encoding ABC transporter ATP-binding protein, whose translation is MPTSNRKRAASRERPDAEPRATFAQLLPHLFADVPRMIGIIVVSIVAAAFSLAQPAIVSVLITRVQSGEALSWLLWSLVAVVVVGAVLQGYQHFLLQLTGESIVLNTRRLLIAKLLRLPVAEFDARRTGDLVSRVGSDTTLLRAVLTQGLIEAVGGTLTFVGAVVAMIIIDPVLFAVTMSVVVFAGVAVALLGPRIRRASAAAQERVGDLTSAVERAVTAVRTVRATGSTEREEALVDAEAVGAYRRGVDVARVSALVVPVSGFALQAALIAVLGVGGMRVAAGLLDIAGLVAFVMFLFMLVMPLALFFGAVTAVNTALGALGRIQEIIDLPAEDAHDREEAPLVRLRGPANVEDEPDAPALAFDDVSFRYPNHVVRARVAHERAVARLDRAQRASGRGRRGEVDALYELDAARTDDPSPLVLDGVEFEVPRGSRIALVGPSGAGKSTSLALIERFYDVTSGAIRLGGVDVRSIERDELRRQIGYVQQDAPVLAGTLRDNLQLGRNDADDDECAAVLREVNLGGVLDRTREGLDAQIGEGGVRLSGGERQRLAIARTLLAAPPILLLDESTSSLDGANERAMRDAIDRVSDGRSLVVIAHRLSTVVDSDEIVVLDRGRVIGRGRHEALVETTPLYRDLAKHQLLVPGG
- a CDS encoding TetR/AcrR family transcriptional regulator; this translates as MVRPKTYTEELRNALIDGAAEIVAARGLDGLSLRTLAAEHGTSTNAIYAMFGGKTELIRTVVQKAAQSFGRTQAAALKGDDVVVDLFELGLAYRRWAIENRALYTVMFGSIDYENVADEHRDGVSSETPDGSQGPLIELLTRASEEGLLLPVPVPVIVASVWGNVHGLVSLEIAPWSGLPELAEAREEIYRLHQGAILRGWVRPDIDLSEYMSNIRTTTSAPAS
- a CDS encoding MFS transporter produces the protein MTSTPPKTGANAPVEHFENPNARWRVITASLAGTSIEFYDFYIYATAASLVFPHLFFPSDDPTTALLASFAVFGVAFIARPVGSVLFGHFGDRIGRKGTLVATLLTMGIATFLVGLLPTATTPGWEFWAPFLLVVMRFCQGLGLGGEWSGAALLATENAPANKRAIYGTFPQLGAPIGFILGNTLFVVLSATMSDETFMAWGWRIPFLISAVLVILGLWVRFSLLETPAFQKVMDEKKVVTVPLVQVFKTNWLEIILGTFIMLATYVLFYLMTAFTLTFGTKQTTEQAAAAGKLGDDPAAYVPGLGYHREEFLIMLIVAVVFFGIFTLVSGPLAERFGRRKMLLWTTGAILVFGFVMTPLLGAGFIGVQSMLILGMSLMGLTFGPMAVILPELFPANVRYTGSAIAYNLSSVLGAAIAPSIFIALWAMADGSPIYVGLYLAGSAVLTFVALLFTRETRDDTYVTNVS